Genomic window (Bacillus marinisedimentorum):
GCTTTTCAAAAGCTTTAACATTGCCATTTATTGCTTTTTTAACAAGATCTATATTATTATCCAAATCAATGCCTCCTTTCATTTGTTAGAGCAGTCATCGGATAAAAAAGTTTCAAGTGATTTACCTTTTAATGGCGTTTCTATTCAAGTTCAAATATTGTTTTATGAAGTTCGGTGAACAGTAACTTGCAAACAGATTAAAATTTTAAATTTCCAAAAAGATCAGTTATTTAAAGAGAACCCAAGCGGGGCTATTATTATTGGAACTATTTTCAATTATACCTTGTAATACAAGATAGTAAAAATTATAATGAAAATATATCTTGTATTACAAGGTATTGGAAGGAGTAAATATTGTGGCAGATACAACTCAAATGTTAAAAGGAATATTAGATGGGTGTCTTCTCGCAATCATTAAAGATGGAGAAATCTATGGATACGAATTAGCGGCGAGGCTGGAGTCTTATGGGTTTAACTCATTCAGTGAAGGCACCATTTATCCTTTACTACTTCGAATGCAAAAGGAAGGATTAGTTCGTGCTACTTTAAGAAAGTCAACGGCCGGACCTAAAAGAAAATATTACTCATTAACAGAAAAGGGGGAACAAGAGCTGAAGTTATTTATCAAGCGTTGGGACCAGTTAAGCTTAACTGTTAATAATGTTCTAAATAAAAAGAAGTTGTAAAAAACATCCTTTCTAAAGAGTCTGAACAGTTTTTGATCGAACTTCGCTTTTTTTAAATTTCAAGGCTGTGTTAAAGCTCAATGTTGATTTTTTACACTAGTTGATTGGAGTGGAAGGTGCGAGACTCCTGCGGGACTAGCGGGACAGGTGAGACCCCGCAAGAGCGATAGCGATGAGGAGGCTCACCGCCCGCCCCGCGGAAAGCGAGTACCTGCAACGGAAATCAACACTAGCGTTTAACAGGTGAAACTGTTCGTTTATTTGAAATACACCATACCTTGAGACAAGGAGATACAGTTATGATTAACACAAAACTAATTTTGATTGACGGGATAACAGGTTCAGGCAAATCAACCACCGCTCAGTTCCTGGCAAACCAGTTAAGGAACAATGGGATTAAAGTTAAGTGGTATCATGAAGAAGAAGATAACCATCCCCTGAATTATGAAGAAGACATAGAGGTTTTTACTTCACAGGCTGAGTTAGAGGCGTTTTTAGAGGAAACCCCGAAGATATGGCGGGAATTTGCCAAGCATGTCAGCGAATCTGATCAGGTACATATTATTGAGAGCTTCATTTTGCAAAATACCGTTAGGCTCCTTTTCCAAAATAATTTAGGAGAAGAGCGGATCAGAGACTTCACGCAGGAGATTGAAGAGATCATCCGTCCACTGAATCCTGCCCTGATTTATTTCTATCAGGAGAATGCTGAACAGTCGATTCGGAAGGTCTGGAAACGCCGGGGACCAGGCTGGAAAAAATGGTTTGTTGATTTAGACATCCTCACTCCTTATGTTAAGAAAAGCGGTTTAGCAGGAGAGACAGGAGTGATTAAACTCTGGTCAGAATATCAAAACTTCACCAATCGTCTTGTTGAGAATTACAAGTTTACTAAATTATCCATTGAAAACTCAGAAGGAAACTGGGATGAATACCGTCAACGGATTTTAGAATTCTTAGACGTAAACTTTGTTAGAAGTAATCCAGATCTGACTTCAGAAGAGAATATAAGATATTGCGGGACTTATAGAGACCAGGAAGGCGAAGTAGAATGCACTATCAAAATTTTGAATGGCAATCTTGTCTGTGATTTAATCTGGCCGGATATTAAAATTTTACCTGTCAAAGAAGGGGATAATCTTCATTTCTATATAGAATCGTTTCCCGTTTTGGTTACTTTTACAGAAAATCAAGAGGGTTCCATATATGAACTTAACTTAAGCGGCAGCAGAAAAAGTTTAGATGGAAAAACCTTATATAAGGCAAAAAAATGATGATACATATCATAAAATAATGAGTGGAATTGGTTATTGCTAAATGAAAAATAAATAAATTGTAGATATTTTGAAAGAGGCTGGGACATAAGTATTTCAGATCATGATAAACCCGAACGGTCAGGTAAGATTTCATTGAATCTTTCGCCTGGCCGTTCGGGTCTTTATTTACTCTCTTTTTAATTTTACATACTATTTTTAACAACGAGTGGAATGGAGCGGAGGACACTCGACTCCTCGAAAATAAAAACCCATTTTCTTCGTGCGGTGTTATTTCAAGGCTGTGTTAAAGCTCAATGTTGACTTTTTCACTAGTTGATTGGAGTGGAAGGTGCGAGACTCCAGCGGGACTAGCGGGACAGGTGAGACCCCGCAGGAGCGGAAGCGAGTACCTGCAACGGAAATCAACACTAACGTTTAACAGAGCCTATTTCAAAGAAGCTATTTCAAAGCTCAGCTTCCTCCCCGTGGAAAGCGAGTGTCCGCAGCGCAATGGAACGAACTTGTTTTTTCAGCTTAACTGATTAGTCGTGAACTAAGTTGACTATATATTGTTCGTTTCTAAGCACACCTATTGGTTATGTCCCAACCTCTTCATTAAGACACCTTTTGTTGTTTTATCTCTATTAAGACGACATACATTTTTTTCTTATATTATTTGTGTGTGTCTGCATAGACTGCCATGGCATCGCGCATGAATGCCGCTAAGCCTTCACCGAATCTATCAATGTTTTTCGTGAAGCGCTCATCATCTACATACATTTGGCCTAATCCCTTGAAGGCCTCAGGGGAGTAGTTCCTCATTTTGTTTAAGAACTGATACCATTTTTTAATTCCTTCTTGAGCCTCTTTGGAATCAGGTGAGAGATTGCGAATGGCGGCCAGGTTACGATAGATTTCGTTAAATTTTTCTTGATCAACAACAGTCAGGTTTTTGGCTTTTTCATTCGCTTCATCGACTGCTTTATCACCCCACTTTTCTCTTGCTTCTTGTTCATATGGATTATGGCTAAAATCAAAGCCTTCGAATTTTTCTGGATTTGACATTTGTATCTCTCCTTTCGATTGTTGAATGGTTTTTTCAATCGTCCCGATCATCTTATCGAGCCGGCGCTTTTTTTCTAGAAGCATTTTATGCTGCATTTCCAGTGCTTCTTGCCGGTCAAATGATGGACTATCAAGAATTTTTTTGATTTTCTTTAAAGGGAAGCCAAGTTCTTTAAAAAATAATATTTGCTGCAAGGTTTCGAGATTCTCGTCAGTGTATGCACGATAACCAGCCTCATTGGTTTTCTCCGGGATTAATAATCCAATTTCATCATAATGGTGTAGTGTGCGCACACTAATTCCCACTAAATCAGCAACTTCCTTCACTTTCATCTTGTTTCGCTCCCTTCACTAGTTACTATAAAGTATTCCGTAACGTGAGAGTCAATAAGAATAATGAACGTTTTATTTTTTATATGACCGTCAGTTTGATAGGTAGGGTGTACGGTATCATATGTTAATGATCGGATCCTTTAAGTTTAGTGTGAATTCCGTCAAGAGCCAGCAGAGGCTAGACTATTGAATCTGACCTTTTTTACACGCATAACAAATAGGTGGTTAAACGCCTAACCTTCAAGGACAGTAATGGAAAAATTTCATGATCCGTGAAGTAAGATATTGGCAAATGTTATATTATAAAAATGAATAAGGGAATTAAAAGTGAAAATCGAAGCTTTTAGAAGAGAATCTAAAGAACTTTATATTATATATTGAGAGATATATAGATCAGAGATTGGTGAGTCCTTCCTATCTAGTTTTTCCAATAAATGACGCAAGCTTATCATAAGGAAAAATAATCAAATAGGCATTACCGGCCTACTTATTTAAACCCATGTCCAACTCAAAGACATGGGTTTTATCGTATTTATTAACTTTGTACACGTTTTCACTATTTACCACTTTAAAATAGTTAAAAAATATACGATAATAGAAGTTGTGAAAACCTATACATTCTATCAGCCGTGATAAGGCAATAAAAGTGTATTCCCTGGCATCCCCTTGCTTTTTATGACACATAAGCAGGAGTGCCCGCTCTTTTTAAAAATTTCAGGTGATAAGGAAGGTTATAATGAGCAGTATTCAAAAGGAAACAGACGTTATCTTAATTGGGGCCGGAATCATGAGTGCGACTTTGGGATCATTATTGAAAGAAGTGGCACCGGAATGGGAAATCAAAGTGTTTGAGAAACTACCAAACGCGGCACAAGAGAGCTCTAACGAATGGAACAATGCAGGTACTGGCCATTCCGCACTGTGCGAGCTTAACTACACACCCGAAAAGCCTGACGGAACGATTGATATCAAGAAAGCAATAAACGTAAATCAGCAGTTTCAGCTATCAAGGCAGTTTTGGTCTTACCTTGTCAACAGCAGCCTGATTCATGACCCGCAGAAGTTTATCAGGCCGCTGCCCCATGTCAGTTTCGTACAGGGTGAAGAGAATGCAGCCTTTTTGAAAAAACGTTTTAAAGCGCTGTCAAGCAATCCATTGTTTGAAGGAATGGAGTTTTCCGATGATCCTGAAAAACTTAAGGAATGGCTTCCTCTTATGATGGAAGGCCGTGCATCGGATGAACCGATAGCGGCAACGAAAATTGATTCCGGTACCGATGTCAACTTCGGTGCGTTGACACGCATGTTATTTAATCATTTAACGAATAAAAACGTCCAAATAAACTATAAGCATAGTGTCAAAGATATTAAGAGGGCCGGCGATGGATTATGGGAAGTGAAAGTGCAGGATCTTGACAGCGGCATCACCGAAACCCATACTTCAAAATTCGTTTTTATCGGCGCGGGGGGCGGAAGTCTGCCTTTACTGCAAAAAAGCGGTATTCCTGAGTCCAAACAAATCGGCGGCTTTCCGGTAAGCGGACTGTTCATGGTATGCAGCAATCCGGAAGTTGTCGCGAAGCATCAAGCAAAAGTGTACGGAAAGGCAAAGGTTGGTGCACCGCCGATGTCTGTGCCGCATCTTGATACGAGATATATCGACAATAAAAAAACATTGCTGTTCGGGCCGTTTGCGGGATTTTCACCGAAGTTTTTAAAGTCCGGTTCGAATTTTGACTTGGTCGGTTCTGTTAAACCGAATAATATGATGACGATGCTGATGGCCGGGGTAAAAGAAATGCCGTTGACAAGATATTTGATTCAGCAAGTGTTGTTATCGAAGGAGAAGCGCATGGAAGAATTGCGGGAGTTTATTCCTGACGCCAAAATCGAGGATTGGGATATCGTCGTAGCGGGTCAGCGTGTGCAAGTGATCAAGGATACTGACGCCGGCAAAGGAACACTCCAGTTTGGCACGGAAGTCGTTTGTTCTGCAGATGGCTCGATTGCTGGACTGCTCGGTGCTTCTCCGGGTGCTTCCACCGCTGTGAACGTAATGCTTGAAGTGCTGGAAAATTGCTTCCCGCTCCAGATGGCAGAGTGGGAAACAAAAATTAAGGAAATGATCCCGTCCTACCGTGTTTCTTTAGTGGACAACCCTGAGCTTTTCAAAGAGCTTC
Coding sequences:
- a CDS encoding PadR family transcriptional regulator encodes the protein MADTTQMLKGILDGCLLAIIKDGEIYGYELAARLESYGFNSFSEGTIYPLLLRMQKEGLVRATLRKSTAGPKRKYYSLTEKGEQELKLFIKRWDQLSLTVNNVLNKKKL
- a CDS encoding AAA family ATPase, whose product is MINTKLILIDGITGSGKSTTAQFLANQLRNNGIKVKWYHEEEDNHPLNYEEDIEVFTSQAELEAFLEETPKIWREFAKHVSESDQVHIIESFILQNTVRLLFQNNLGEERIRDFTQEIEEIIRPLNPALIYFYQENAEQSIRKVWKRRGPGWKKWFVDLDILTPYVKKSGLAGETGVIKLWSEYQNFTNRLVENYKFTKLSIENSEGNWDEYRQRILEFLDVNFVRSNPDLTSEENIRYCGTYRDQEGEVECTIKILNGNLVCDLIWPDIKILPVKEGDNLHFYIESFPVLVTFTENQEGSIYELNLSGSRKSLDGKTLYKAKK
- a CDS encoding MerR family transcriptional regulator encodes the protein MKVKEVADLVGISVRTLHHYDEIGLLIPEKTNEAGYRAYTDENLETLQQILFFKELGFPLKKIKKILDSPSFDRQEALEMQHKMLLEKKRRLDKMIGTIEKTIQQSKGEIQMSNPEKFEGFDFSHNPYEQEAREKWGDKAVDEANEKAKNLTVVDQEKFNEIYRNLAAIRNLSPDSKEAQEGIKKWYQFLNKMRNYSPEAFKGLGQMYVDDERFTKNIDRFGEGLAAFMRDAMAVYADTHK
- a CDS encoding malate:quinone oxidoreductase, giving the protein MSSIQKETDVILIGAGIMSATLGSLLKEVAPEWEIKVFEKLPNAAQESSNEWNNAGTGHSALCELNYTPEKPDGTIDIKKAINVNQQFQLSRQFWSYLVNSSLIHDPQKFIRPLPHVSFVQGEENAAFLKKRFKALSSNPLFEGMEFSDDPEKLKEWLPLMMEGRASDEPIAATKIDSGTDVNFGALTRMLFNHLTNKNVQINYKHSVKDIKRAGDGLWEVKVQDLDSGITETHTSKFVFIGAGGGSLPLLQKSGIPESKQIGGFPVSGLFMVCSNPEVVAKHQAKVYGKAKVGAPPMSVPHLDTRYIDNKKTLLFGPFAGFSPKFLKSGSNFDLVGSVKPNNMMTMLMAGVKEMPLTRYLIQQVLLSKEKRMEELREFIPDAKIEDWDIVVAGQRVQVIKDTDAGKGTLQFGTEVVCSADGSIAGLLGASPGASTAVNVMLEVLENCFPLQMAEWETKIKEMIPSYRVSLVDNPELFKELHAYTAQTLGLSPKEQAKERTLVHSM